Part of the Sphingobium lignivorans genome is shown below.
CCGGCACGAGCTGCGGCGCCGCCTGCTGCGCGCGCGCGGCCTGCCCTGCGGCGAGCAGCCCCAGCGCGGCCAGCAGGAGGACCAGGCGCCTCACTGCACGGTCACCGTATAGATTTCGTCCGGCCGCCAGCCGAGGCCGAGCGCCATGCGGATGGCGACGACGAGGACGATCAGCGCCAGTGCTACGCGCAGATATTCGGGCGGCGCCTTCATGGAGATGCGCCCGCCGACCTGAGCGCCGATCACGCTGCCGATGAGCAGCAGGAAAGCGAGGACGAGGTCCACGGCATGGGTCGTCATGGCATGGGCGATGGTCGTCGCCATGGTCACGAACAGGATCTGGAACAGCGATGTGCCGATCACGAGCTGGGTCGACATGCCGAGGATGTAGATCATCGCGGGCACGAGGATGAAGCCGCCGCCAATGCCCATCAGCATGGTCATGATGCCGGAGAAGACGCCGAGCAGCAGCGGCGCGAAGGGCGAGATGTAAAGGCCCGAGGCATAGAAGCGCCAGCGCAGCGGCAGCGCGGCCACCAGCGGATGATGCCGCCGCTTGCGCGCTTCCGGACGCTCGCCGCGCCGCGCCATCACCAGTGCGTGAATGGCCTCGCGCGCCATCAGCAAGCCGATCGAGCCGAGCATCACCACATAGAGCAGGCCGATGACCGTATCGATCTGGCCCAGCCGGTCGAGGATACGGAAGATGACGGTGCCGATTGCCGCGCCGATGATGCCGCCGACGACCATGACGCCGCCCATCGGCAGGTCGACGGTCTTGCGGCCGAGATGGCTCATCACGCTGGAGACGCTCGCGCCCATCACCTGAGTCGCTGCCGAGGCGGCCGCGACCGTCGGCGGAATGCCGTAGAAGATGAGCAGCGGCGTCGTCAGGAAGCCGCCCCCCACACCGAACATGCCGGAAAGCAGGCCCACCAGGCCGCCCAGCCCGATGATGACCACCGCATTCACGGACAGGTTCGCGATCGGCAGATAAATGTCCATGTCGTCCTCGGTAGTCGCAAAGCCGCCGCGCCAAAAGGGGCGAGCCGCTCCGGCGGCTAAAAATCTGCCACCAGCGTGATGGCTGGTCCGCTTGCCGGGCGCGCGTCGCCCCCGATCCGCAATCGCCACTCGCCGCTCAGGCGCATGGTGCCGGCGCCCGTCGGCACCCGCAGGCTGATTTCCGGCCCGAGATCGAGGCGGGATGCGCCGGGCTGGGCGCCGCCCGAGACGCTCGCACCGGCCACGAGCCGGAACGCCCTCTCCTCCGGCGCGAGCACATAGAACAGGCTGGCCTTGCCGTCCGCGAAGGCGTCCGGATCGTCCAGCCCGACGACTCCCGCCTGCGCATAACCTTCCGCTTCCAGCCGGGGCGCCACCGCGCGCGGGCCGAAGCCCCCCGCGGCAATCAGGGCGAAGGCGCTGCGCCCGCCCGGCCCGAGCTTCTGGCGCCGCTCAGCCATGAGCGAGACCGGGCCATTGGCCGGCCGCCACGCCAGCCCGAGCGCGGCCTCCTCGGACGATGGCCCTGCGAAAGCCCGGGAAGCGCGCAGATAGAGCGCTACCGGCCCCGCCGAACCATCATGCAAGCGATAGTCGAGACGCGCACCGGCCTGCGAGCCGCCGAGCAATGGCGCGGAAAGGGTGCTGCCCGTCATCTCCGGTCGCCAGAGCAGCCAGGCCGTGCCGGACCATCGCCGCCGCCCGGTCATCGGTGGCGCCACGGGGTTGGACGTCCATGCCGCACCCGGCGCGGGCCCCGGTTCCGGGTCCGCTGCCCCCCACGCGCTCCCGCCCTCGCCATGCATCTCCTCCAGCAGAGCGGCCGCGAAATGCGGCGCCTCAGCAGGCACGAGGTCGCGTCGCTGATTCGCGGCCGGGCCGTGGATCTGTCCGGT
Proteins encoded:
- a CDS encoding sulfite exporter TauE/SafE family protein, with amino-acid sequence MDIYLPIANLSVNAVVIIGLGGLVGLLSGMFGVGGGFLTTPLLIFYGIPPTVAAASAATQVMGASVSSVMSHLGRKTVDLPMGGVMVVGGIIGAAIGTVIFRILDRLGQIDTVIGLLYVVMLGSIGLLMAREAIHALVMARRGERPEARKRRHHPLVAALPLRWRFYASGLYISPFAPLLLGVFSGIMTMLMGIGGGFILVPAMIYILGMSTQLVIGTSLFQILFVTMATTIAHAMTTHAVDLVLAFLLLIGSVIGAQVGGRISMKAPPEYLRVALALIVLVVAIRMALGLGWRPDEIYTVTVQ